The following nucleotide sequence is from Vicinamibacteria bacterium.
GGTCCGCCGACTCCTCGGCATCGCCAAGCGATTCCAGCCGACTCTTGCCGACCTCCAGGCTCATCAACGCCGCGAGCTCGAACTTGCTCTTCCGCACCAGTTCCGCCGCCTTGCGCATGATCTCCACCCGTCTCTTCCAGCCCAGCTTTTCCCAATCTCGCCGGGCAAGATAGGCCGACTCGACGGCCTGGTGGACGTGTTCCGCATTGCCGGAAGTAAACCGGCCGAGAACCAGTTCGGTATCGATGGGCGAAGTATCCACGATCAGAGGCGCGTCCGAGCGCACCTCTTTGCCGTTGATGTAGATCGGATAGTCCTTTCCGCAATCGGACCGGACCTTCACGAGAGCTTCGTCGAAGGCCCGGTGGATCTTGTCCATGTCCGCCGCAGACGTCGTATAGGTCACCTTCATCTCGTCGGGAGCGAGCGCCGTCATGGTCCCTCCTTCGTAGATTGCCAATGGTTCAACCGGTCCTTGATGGTTTTCATCGTGGCGTCGAGAGCGATCCGCAACAGGCGGATTGCTTCGGAAATCTCCTCCTCGGTGATGATGAACGGCGGGCCGATCATCACCAGATCCCCGTTCGTCCCGTCGGCATGCCCCGAGTTGGGCCAGACGACCAGGCCGGCCTCCTGCGCGGTTTCGGTGAAAGTCTCCACCATCTGCACGCGCCGATCGAATGGCTTTCGCGTCGTCTTGTCCTCGACGAGCTCGATGCCGGCGAGCAGCCCCCGGCCCCGGACATCTCCAACCTGGGGATGCGCCAGAAGCTCGCGAAGCCGCTCATGAAGGACCTCCCCCATCAGCCGGGCACGCTCGATGAGCCCGTGGACCTCGATGTAACGAAGGGTGGCGAGACCGGCGGCGCAGGAGACCGGGAACTGGGAGAACGTTTGGTTGTGCAATGGCGCGCCGGATCCTCGCGCCAGGACGTCGGTGATTTTCCGCGAGGTCATCATCGCCGACAGCGGCGCGTAGCCGCCGGTGATGCCTTTGCCGAAGATGTGGAAGTCGGGCACCGCGCCGTAAGGCTCGAGCGCCGACCACGTGCCCGTGCGGCCCGCTCCTACCAGCACCTCGTCGGCGATCCACAGGACCTCGTGTCGATCGCAGATGTCCCGGACCGTCTTCCAGTAGCCCGGGCGCGGAACCGAGGCCCCCGTGGAGGAGCCCCCAACGGGCTCGGCGATGAATGCCGCGACGGACTCCGGACCTTCCTGCAGCAGGGCCTCCTCGAGCGCGTCGCCGTTACAAATCGGGCAGTCATCGCTCTCTCCCCCACAGTCACAGCGGTAAGGGTAGCTCGCCGGCACGGTTCGAACGTCGACCAACCAGTCCCGAAACACGGCTTTGTAGTGCGGCCGGGCGGAGGCCGACAACGCGAGCAGCGAGCCGCCGTGGTAGCTGGGAGAGAGAGACACGATCTTGCGCTTTTCCGGCCGGCCTGATTCGGCCCAGAACTGACGGGCAATCTTGAGCGAAGCCTCGACGGCGTCGCTCCCGTTGCACAGGAACAGCGTCTTGTCGAGTCTCCCCGGGCTCAGGGTGGTGAGCTCGGCCGCCAGCTCCTCGACCGCGTCGTGGGTGAAGGCCGTGCCATTGACATAGGCCAAGCGTCCCGCTTGTTCTCCCACGGCTTTCGCCAGCTCGACGTTC
It contains:
- a CDS encoding aspartate aminotransferase family protein is translated as MSVRAQSRYPAGHVLYRRLKRSYPRIVRGEGCWLYDENGKRYLDACGGALVNNLGHGNVELAKAVGEQAGRLAYVNGTAFTHDAVEELAAELTTLSPGRLDKTLFLCNGSDAVEASLKIARQFWAESGRPEKRKIVSLSPSYHGGSLLALSASARPHYKAVFRDWLVDVRTVPASYPYRCDCGGESDDCPICNGDALEEALLQEGPESVAAFIAEPVGGSSTGASVPRPGYWKTVRDICDRHEVLWIADEVLVGAGRTGTWSALEPYGAVPDFHIFGKGITGGYAPLSAMMTSRKITDVLARGSGAPLHNQTFSQFPVSCAAGLATLRYIEVHGLIERARLMGEVLHERLRELLAHPQVGDVRGRGLLAGIELVEDKTTRKPFDRRVQMVETFTETAQEAGLVVWPNSGHADGTNGDLVMIGPPFIITEEEISEAIRLLRIALDATMKTIKDRLNHWQSTKEGP